The sequence below is a genomic window from Gossypium hirsutum isolate 1008001.06 chromosome A11, Gossypium_hirsutum_v2.1, whole genome shotgun sequence.
AGCAATCACCCAGAGCATGGTACAGCCGCATCGATTCTTATTTTCAGAAGTGTGGATTCCAGAAATCTCCATATGAGCATACTCTCTACATCAAAGGCAATAATCAAGGAAGATTCATGGTTGTAAGTCTCTACGTTGATGATCTTATTTTCACAGGAAATGATGTGAAGATGTTGAAAGAATTTCAGCACTCAATGATGGCAGAAtttaagatgacagatttgggagAACTTCATCATTTTCTTGGCATTGAAGTTCATCAATTCGAGAAAggaatttttatttcacaagagaGCTACGCAAAGGAAGttctaaaaaaattcatgatGGAAAATGCGAATCCAGTCTCTACTCCATGCATTACAGGTCTGAAGTTATCTAAAGAGGGTGAAGGAAAGCTTGTCGATTCCACCATATTCAGAAGTTTGGTTGGGAAGTTGATGTATCTGACTTCGACAAGGCCTGATATCGTGTATGCTGTTAGCTTGGTAAGTAGATTCATGGAGAAACCTTACTCCAATCACTGGGAGGCTGCCAAGAGAATATTGAGATATGTGAAGGGAACCATTGATTATGGAATTTTCTATAAAGCTAATACATTAGTTGATCTCATTGGTTATACGGATAGTGATTTAGCAGGAAGCATTGATGATAGCAGAAGCACTTCTGGTTATGTTTTTCACCTTGGTAGTGGTGCAGTTTCATGGAGTTCAAAGAAACAATCAATTGTGGCGCTTTCAACTACAGAAGCTGAATATATCGCTGCATCTTATGCAGGATGTCAATTGATTTGGTTACGTGGAATTTTGGAAAGTCTTAAGCAGAAGCAAAGCAAGTCAACAATTTTGTTTTGTGACAATAGTTCTACTATTTCGGTCACAAAAGATCCAGTTCTTCATAGAAGGACAAAACACATTCGCATTCGATATCACTTCTTGAGGGAACTAGTGAATAATGGTGATGTTCAAGTTGAATATTGCAAGACGGAAGATCAGAtggctgatatcttcacaaagccTCTAAGTGGACAAGTCTTcaagaaaaatgttgaaaggtTGGGAGTTCAAAGCAAGTTTAATTTAAGGGAGGCATtgttggcacataattaaattaaccttacacaaataaattatgaaaagttagaagagtgaagagacttgaatatgaaaagtgaaaaaacttgaatatgaatagtgaagagacttgaagatgaaaagttaagaggcttgaatatgaaaagatacacacatgcatgaatagtcacaactcctagcatatagtgatatagatgaatagtcacttacaactcctatataaagagttgtatgtgatGAAGAATTATTAACTTTGTGTGCttgaaataaaagattatttgaaagaattttttcatacaaaatttatttctcttctccattatattctttatcattttctttgttttatttctccaaatattAATCATTCAACTACAGTTTTCATTGAGATTAAAGAGCACATAAAATGTTGACTGAACCACAAgtggaattgtaaattatttgTGTTCAAATACTTAATCAAAACAGTCTGGGATTCAATCTCACAACTACCGTTTACCCCTTGAGAAAAGGTCATGTGCTAATGAGATGCTTAATATACCAGTTATAGGAACAGCCCAGGTGAGCTGATGAATGGAAAAAAAAGATGGGGTTTGAGCTTAACAAACAAGGGATAAATGCCTTGAATGCAGTTTGGGCCAAGATAGTGTGAGAGTACTCAAAAGGACTGTTGACAAATCCAAGCTAGTGGGCTTTCTCTCGCATAGTTTTTGTTTTCCCTCCCGCCTCTTACTTTTGCTAATTCATTGTAATGATTTTGGTatggaatttaatatttttaaaactagaTAGTCTACAATACCGGTAACACTGAAATTCTCAGTTGAATCAGTTAATAGTTCAAAAAATACAgctataatatattttatttaaatacctTTTATTACACTTTATTGATAACACTTACAAAATCTTCTTATTTCACataatacatttcaaatataccattaattttttgatttaaatttaaatcccAATCTTCAAGAGTTAATCAAAATTTTCTCATCTCCTACTTTATTGGTTTTTTttactggttttctagtcttgttttttttttctctatttttatattttttctagtTCGATGACATTCCAGttaaatgtataaattttaattcatatttgaTGATGGATCGGATTTAGAGAAGAACTTAAAtacttttaagtttttaaaagatGAAAGTAAGTTTGATGATTAAAACTTGCGCTCCGAAATGTTCTCCAATACTTAAGTTAATTCAAAGAtttttgtaattgaaaaaaaagagaaataagattgtaaagaaaaatgatggtaaagaaagaagatgagataaaaagaagtagaagaagaagaagaagagagaaccCTCTCTGAAGGGATAATACTTGTATCTTACCCCTTTAGTCTAAGGCTATCTCTTATTTATTCTTGATCTCCAAATATCCTAACATAGTGGGTTGATTTTTAACCATAGGATGGCCTCATTGATGTTTGACAACCATCATGACTAATATTTTGGTGTGGCAATTTCGACCTTTAGGTCGGAGATAGATTGTAAAATGATTTGGCAAAGATTTGCATCAAGTTGCTTATAGGATACGATACATTGGTTATTTAAGCATCTTGTGGATAGGTGATAAATTATAGTTAGTTTATTTGATATGACTTTGTTGCTTGAGGGATTAAACTCTATCAATTATATGAGAACAAATCTGCAGAAGACAAAATGTTTGACTTGATAGCATCACCCGAGTGATTGACTATAAAATACTAGTTGTTGCTTAGGCGACTATAAAACACTAGTTGTTGCTTAGGCCTCTTTTATGCTAATGAAAATGTCAACTATTGTCCCTAGGGTTTATTACTTTCATACATAACGTTTAAGAATGAGATTTCTTTCGAGTACATATGAATTGATCATgttttttgttattaatatgaGAATTCATCTATTTGATTTTGAGAGCTAGTTTCTGTAAGTTAGATATCCTTTCTgtagcttatcttgcttttgttgTCACAGATCGAAAGGCATGTAGTATTTCCTTTTCTTAGTTCCCATTGTTGTATACAATTCTTTAGGTTATGCTTGTTAGAAAGTGgtaaaacattatataaaaaatttattaaatcaataatGGGTAGAGTACAAAAGCATATTAAGTGTTTATTGgaaaacacacacacatatatatatatgcatgttccAAATATATTTGACAACATAGACATCACCCGACATTATGGAATACGAGATAATTATTCATCGAACCTATTAAGCAGAAGTATGTATAGAATCTCCAGTTTATTCATTGTTTATAAAGGACTCATCATCACTTTTCTATCCTCGATACTTGAGGTAACTCTAAGCGGAAAAGTGATGATTCTTACCATATTCCACCACAACCTTGCCCAAATCCTGCTCCTCCTCATCAACAAATGACAACTTTTTCTTCGTTTGTTCGATAAATTCATCgaaagttttgtaatttttggttGGTTTCTTGGCTCCCTCCACCTTGGTGGTTTGATGTTGTTCATCTCGGATTTGGATTGGCGACCTATTAGGCTTGGACTTATTTCGTGGCTGCTCACCATTATGAGTGGAGGGCTTTTGTGTTTCCACCTGTTGACCCATCCGGCCAAGTGGTGATTGGCGGGTTGAAGCATTCAAGGTGGTTGCTATTGGCTTTGGTTTCTCAGTAGAAGTATAGTCAAACTTGATGGGAATTGCCGCTGCTTCTTCGGTGGTTGTAGGTTTTGGGTATTGTGGAGATGCCATTTGGGTTTTGACAGGGTTTTGTAATGGTGGAGTTCGAGCATGGCTGATGGTTGATTGTTGTTGGGGGATTGTGATACGATGGGTTGTGCGGAAAGCAGGACCCAAAGTGATTGCTCTAAATAGTTTCTCACACACACCCTCGGGGGAGGAATCCATTGACGGTAATATGAATTGAAAGGGAAATTGGATAAGTTTTGTTTTTGGTGGAGGAACAAGCAGGTACCGGAGGGCAGATATCTACTTAACATGGCCAACCCACAAACCTGTTTTATACTTACTAATAAGGTCTTGTATAGAGACCAGTGAGATTAAGGAATCACACATTAACAAAGTGAAAAGACAAGGTCTAATTTTGCCCtcagtccctatacttttcagacttttgaaatttagtcattttgcttttaattccaaaattttaatatctacttgtttgatttaaaaattaaagtaatttataTCATTGTTAATTGACTTCTATTAAATTTGACTGCCATCAATTGAACTTACTTTTAATCCCATCTTTGAATATTAAAATgcaacatattcaaatttaacagaAGTTGATTAATAGTGTTTACcaattagattttaaattttaaataagacAAATAGgagaataaatttcaaaaagcATGAAAAGTAGAAGGATAGAGGGCATAATTAAACCCCCAAAACAATAAAACTATTGCATGGTGTAAAAACAAAATCTAGGAAGCTAACTAGCTATCGTAAATTTTGGTACTGATGTGATAGATGGGAAATGAGGGGATCATATTCTCCTCTTTTTCTATGCTTCAATTTCTCAGCTCCAACTATGAACCACAATCTAACTAAATGTGTACAACTTAGGAAGTGAGTATCTTCCTTTTTGACAATGCAATGAAAGAAGTGAGAAAGAGACAAaaggttgatgaatttgtgatgaGAAATGGAGAGGGTATCGGATTCAGTATCTAggtttaaattgaaaaatggacATGTGAGTTAAAACTATTGATGAGGTTGACAACAACATTCAGGGCAATGGCGTCACCAGTGGGTGACGCTGCTCATGCTCTTCTTTCTTACGTCCCAAAACCTACTGGTCCATTTCACAAGCAGAAACCACTCTGTTTTCCtggaaaattctagaaaaaagtgGAATATTACAGTGTGAAAGTTACCTTGGATTGGAAGAAAGAGTGTTGGTGACGTTGGATTCTGGACAGCCTTTTGACTTTGTTAAAATTTGACTTCTTGCAACTTCCATTATTCGTTTCCCAAAACTAGCACAGCACCTGGCACACGTTGCACGTTGCACGCTGCATCTCATGTTTCCCGTGTTCTGTTAATCAGCTCTTTCTTCACtgggttattttatttttatggaagatgcttcattaaaaaaatcattaatggaAAGTCACGTTGGAGTTTCAAAGGGTGAAAAAGAAAGAGCACTAACTGCTCATTCTTTCATAATCTCATTTTCCTTACAAATCCATTGAGCAATACAATCGGATAGATCTTACCATCAGTACTAAGTGAAATAAGCAAGATGATGGACCAGATTGTTACCGGTCTGCAATACATGATCAAAACAAATAGACGTAAAAAGACAGAACTGTAATCTCCTCAACTAAATTTCTCAGGCTGGACAATAATTGTTCATTGCCTGTAAGAAACTTAAATACTGAATCAGCTTCTACCTCAGACTTGTTCCACCTGCAATTCCTTTAAACACTTCATTCCAAGGAAGACAGCTTAAGCTTCTAGTTTCACACAGCATCTGGAAAACAATATACAAATTTTCAAGTTTCAATTAAGCTTCTACCTCCAACGTTTCATGGAAATTTCCTGATGCTTGAAACCAAACCTCAAACCTCTAATGTAGGAAAGCACGACCGAGAGCTGTCCCTAATAAGATCAACAGAGCTCCAGAGGGACAATAGTTGAGGGAGCTGAACAGTTTATACAGATCTCATCTATTTCCTCCTTAATACGAGTAACAAacaatatttatacttaaatttcAGGGTTGGGAAAATATAAACCCTCTGCATCTGTCATTCAATTGCAACCATTTATCATTTGAAATAATGTTTGAATGATAAATCTAAATATTTGAAAGGGCCTTAAGCTTATTATTTTACAGAAAGAAGTGATTACTAGTTTATAGGATTCTGAACTATTGAAAGCTTACCTCTGACCAAAAATGAATACCCTGATTTCCCAGCTGGTATGATCACAACTTAATAAATTTCATAAGCAGAGTTTCAATGGCGGAAGACTTTTACAACCTGCTCAATTCGTCTCCGGCAAAGCGGACAGTTGGTTAAGTGTAAAGAGCATGCCATACAACAGCACATGTGACCACACCTGCATATCATAAGCAATAGGTCATTCATTCATTATGAGTGAACAATTCCAAAGGAGCGAAACTTTAAACAGAACCAAGTATGTAATGTGTCTGAGTTTAAAGTTGGAAATGAAGAAACAAAACTTCAGAAGCCAAAATTTGTATGTTGACAGTGTCTATTATCTCACATGCTAAAACAAGATGAAAGAAAGAATCTACAAACACTTTATGTATAGGTCACAATATAAATATTAACATTCCCAAGAAAGCTTTCAAATGCCATTGGCATAATGCCTCAAGCTCGGGCTTGAGCAAGGG
It includes:
- the LOC121209760 gene encoding uncharacterized protein — its product is MDSSPEGVCEKLFRAITLGPAFRTTHRITIPQQQSTISHARTPPLQNPVKTQMASPQYPKPTTTEEAAAIPIKFDYTSTEKPKPIATTLNASTRQSPLGRMGQQVETQKPSTHNGEQPRNKSKPNRSPIQIRDEQHQTTKVEGAKKPTKNYKTFDEFIEQTKKKLSFVDEEEQDLGKVVVEYGKNHHFSA